Proteins from a single region of Fusobacterium gonidiaformans ATCC 25563:
- the ftsA gene encoding cell division protein FtsA — protein sequence MEDNITKLIMDIGNSHIKLLVGEVSTDFTKIKVLQYVEVPTKGMKKSVVESSDELSYAIQKALNSLDNPEHREIGKVTIGVGGKYIQSKTRKLSIEFEEREVQESDLERLYELAEECLEPEDLVLKREMYNIKINNAGIVKNPIGLVASRLEANVHLIYVDREDIEKMTDAIVEAGFDIENIYLNAYASLKSTLVDEESTKMGVALVDIGEGVTDIIISKNHKIIYSKSANLGGIHFMSDIMYLFHVSEEEAREVYSSYMKGEMGEQYISSSGKCFVKEDVEKIIDARIGDIATFILNTIQESGFTGYLGQGMVLTGGVASLDRLVGKINAQTGGIVRRKKPLPIRGLEKPEYRMATVVGLFLEAIEEEMEAQQKRIYEAMREEEVEDDLEELLEDTRSEKKSSRETFGKIKKWISYFI from the coding sequence ATGGAAGATAATATTACAAAGTTAATTATGGACATTGGAAATTCTCATATTAAACTTTTAGTAGGAGAAGTATCCACAGATTTCACTAAGATAAAAGTATTACAATATGTAGAAGTTCCAACCAAAGGAATGAAAAAGTCAGTGGTAGAATCTTCGGATGAGCTTTCTTATGCAATTCAAAAAGCTCTCAATAGTTTAGATAATCCGGAACATAGAGAAATAGGTAAAGTGACTATTGGGGTTGGAGGAAAATACATTCAATCGAAAACAAGAAAACTTTCTATCGAATTTGAGGAAAGGGAAGTGCAAGAAAGTGATTTAGAGAGATTGTATGAGTTGGCAGAAGAATGTTTAGAGCCAGAAGATTTGGTCTTGAAGCGAGAAATGTATAATATTAAAATAAATAATGCAGGGATAGTAAAAAATCCTATTGGATTAGTTGCAAGTCGTTTAGAGGCAAATGTACATTTAATTTATGTGGATCGGGAAGATATTGAGAAAATGACAGATGCTATCGTGGAAGCGGGATTCGATATTGAAAATATTTATTTGAATGCTTATGCTTCTTTAAAATCTACTTTGGTTGATGAGGAATCTACTAAAATGGGAGTGGCTTTAGTAGATATTGGAGAAGGAGTCACAGATATTATTATTTCTAAGAATCATAAAATTATATATTCGAAATCTGCAAATTTAGGTGGAATTCATTTTATGAGTGATATTATGTATCTTTTCCATGTTTCAGAAGAAGAAGCTAGAGAAGTTTATTCCTCTTATATGAAAGGAGAAATGGGAGAACAATATATCAGCTCGAGTGGAAAATGTTTTGTGAAAGAAGATGTAGAAAAAATCATTGATGCGAGAATTGGGGATATTGCCACATTTATTTTGAATACTATTCAAGAGTCCGGATTTACAGGATATTTAGGACAAGGAATGGTATTGACAGGAGGGGTTGCTAGCTTAGATCGCTTAGTAGGGAAGATCAATGCCCAAACAGGTGGGATTGTACGTCGTAAAAAACCGTTACCAATCCGAGGGTTAGAAAAACCGGAATACAGAATGGCGACTGTCGTTGGATTATTTTTAGAAGCCATAGAAGAAGAAATGGAAGCACAACAAAAAAGAATTTATGAAGCAATGAGGGAAGAAGAAGTAGAAGATGATTTAGAAGAGTTATTAGAAGATACAAGATCAGAAAAAAAATCATCTAGGGAAACATTTGGAAAAATTAAAAAGTGGATTTCATATTTTATATAA
- the ftsZ gene encoding cell division protein FtsZ: MLIEQDLVKIKVLGAGGAGGNAINDMISSGVGGVEYIAANTDSQDLNKSLADSRLQLGEKLTRGLGAGADPSIGKQAAEEDIDKIKQLLEETDMLFITAGMGGGTGTGAAPVIARVAKELGILTVAIVTRPFSFEGKKRKNNADLGVRQLKETVDALVIIPNDKLFELPDKTITLQNAFKEANNILKIGIRGVADLMIGNGLINLDFADVRATMLNSGIAVLGFGEGEGENRAMKATEKALQSPLLEKSIQGASKILINITGSPDITLMEAQTISETVRDAAGKTAEDVMFGLVVDPEVGDKVLVTIIANNFVDETQDAEPFINLKPQGNKEEEMLTENKEAHYNDDDIDLPPWLRSKK, from the coding sequence ATGTTAATAGAGCAAGATTTAGTAAAAATCAAAGTATTAGGAGCAGGAGGAGCAGGGGGAAATGCCATCAATGACATGATTTCTTCAGGAGTTGGAGGTGTAGAATACATTGCGGCAAATACCGATTCTCAAGATTTGAATAAATCTTTAGCAGACTCTCGTTTACAATTAGGAGAAAAATTAACAAGAGGTTTAGGAGCTGGAGCCGATCCTTCCATCGGAAAACAAGCTGCAGAAGAAGATATTGATAAAATTAAACAACTATTGGAAGAAACAGATATGTTATTTATTACAGCCGGTATGGGTGGAGGAACAGGAACAGGAGCTGCACCGGTTATCGCTAGAGTTGCAAAAGAATTAGGAATTTTAACAGTAGCCATTGTAACAAGACCTTTCTCTTTTGAAGGAAAGAAAAGAAAAAATAATGCAGATTTAGGAGTACGACAATTAAAAGAAACGGTAGACGCTTTGGTGATTATTCCGAATGATAAATTATTTGAACTACCAGATAAGACAATCACCTTACAAAATGCTTTCAAAGAAGCAAATAATATTTTGAAGATAGGAATTCGTGGAGTAGCTGATTTAATGATTGGAAATGGGTTAATCAACTTGGACTTTGCTGACGTTAGAGCTACGATGTTAAATTCAGGGATTGCTGTTTTAGGTTTTGGAGAAGGAGAAGGAGAAAATAGAGCTATGAAGGCAACAGAAAAAGCTTTACAATCTCCTCTATTGGAAAAATCAATTCAAGGAGCTAGCAAAATTTTAATCAATATTACAGGATCTCCGGATATTACTTTGATGGAAGCTCAAACCATTTCAGAAACGGTAAGAGATGCTGCTGGAAAAACTGCAGAAGATGTCATGTTCGGATTGGTTGTAGATCCAGAAGTCGGAGATAAAGTTTTAGTTACGATTATTGCAAATAATTTTGTAGATGAAACTCAAGATGCAGAACCTTTTATCAATTTGAAACCACAAGGAAACAAGGAAGAAGAAATGTTGACCGAAAATAAGGAAGCACATTATAATGATGATGACATTGATCTTCCACCTTGGCTAAGAAGTAAAAAATAA
- a CDS encoding ISL3 family transposase, producing MSQSYFIKSLFDIQDKNITFLPLEIEKEYKYHTFSKVISAILTKDACMCPHCHSQKTVKNGFKTTKVRYLPFQNYPITIALKKQRFLCRECHHSFTLETPIVKKYASLSKTLKLSVLKSLKENISLSLIAKQHRISIPTVQRILKQGYLSYEISKKFLPKVLCFDEFKSTKDSDGAMSFLFMDGSSHKILDIVENRKLHALEDYFSRFSYQVRAQVKYIVMDMYSPYIQLTKRYFAKANIVLDPFHIVQLVNRAFNQTRIREMNQEKTKNSKLYRILKRDWKLYLKDFLTLSETRKYCRSLKQFISPSEKVDYVMAKKENLRQDYYFYQDILYAIKRKDFRLFESYLERWKKKISPKMQTAWKTLRKYRKYIRNTLGTSYSNGPLEGMNNFIKSVKRVAFGFHRFSHFRQRILIMQGIAQINPNF from the coding sequence ATGTCTCAATCATATTTTATCAAATCTCTTTTCGATATTCAAGATAAAAATATTACTTTTCTTCCTCTTGAAATTGAAAAAGAATACAAATATCATACTTTTTCAAAAGTAATTTCCGCTATCTTGACGAAAGATGCCTGCATGTGTCCTCATTGTCATTCTCAAAAAACTGTAAAAAATGGCTTTAAAACAACAAAAGTTCGGTATCTCCCTTTTCAAAATTATCCGATTACCATTGCATTGAAAAAACAGAGATTTCTTTGTAGAGAATGCCACCATTCTTTTACTCTAGAAACACCGATTGTCAAAAAATATGCTTCTCTTTCAAAAACTCTAAAACTTTCTGTTTTGAAAAGTTTAAAAGAAAATATATCTCTTTCTTTGATCGCAAAACAACATAGAATCTCCATTCCTACTGTACAACGAATTCTAAAACAAGGATATCTTTCCTATGAGATTTCTAAAAAATTTCTTCCAAAAGTGCTTTGTTTTGATGAGTTTAAATCTACAAAAGATAGTGATGGGGCAATGTCTTTTCTTTTTATGGATGGAAGTTCCCATAAAATATTAGATATTGTGGAAAATCGAAAATTACATGCGCTAGAAGATTACTTTTCAAGATTCTCCTATCAAGTCAGGGCTCAAGTGAAATACATTGTTATGGATATGTATTCTCCTTATATTCAACTTACAAAACGGTATTTTGCAAAAGCAAACATTGTATTAGACCCCTTTCATATTGTTCAACTTGTCAATCGTGCTTTTAACCAAACAAGAATTCGAGAAATGAACCAAGAGAAAACAAAGAACTCAAAACTATATCGCATACTAAAACGAGATTGGAAGCTTTATTTGAAAGATTTTTTAACCTTATCAGAAACTAGAAAATACTGTCGTTCCTTGAAACAATTCATTTCTCCTAGTGAAAAAGTGGATTATGTAATGGCTAAGAAAGAGAATTTACGACAAGATTATTATTTCTACCAAGATATTCTATATGCCATAAAAAGAAAAGATTTCCGACTGTTCGAATCTTACTTAGAACGATGGAAGAAAAAGATAAGCCCTAAGATGCAAACTGCTTGGAAAACACTTCGTAAATACAGAAAATATATTCGAAACACTTTAGGAACAAGCTATAGCAATGGACCTTTAGAAGGAATGAACAATTTTATTAAATCTGTAAAACGAGTTGCATTCGGATTCCATAGATTTTCTCATTTTCGACAAAGAATTCTTATTATGCAGGGGATAGCGCAAATCAATCCCAATTTTTAA
- the rpsR gene encoding 30S ribosomal protein S18, translated as MAEFRRRRAKLRVKAEEIDYKNVDLLKRFVSDKGKINPSRLTGANAKLQRKIAKAIKRARNIALIPYTKIEK; from the coding sequence ATGGCAGAATTCAGAAGAAGAAGAGCAAAACTTCGAGTAAAAGCTGAAGAAATCGATTACAAAAATGTAGATTTGTTAAAAAGATTTGTATCTGACAAGGGAAAGATTAATCCTTCTCGATTGACAGGAGCAAATGCAAAATTACAAAGAAAGATTGCTAAGGCTATCAAGAGAGCAAGAAATATTGCTTTGATTCCTTACACAAAAATCGAAAAATAA
- the rpsF gene encoding 30S ribosomal protein S6: MKKYEIMYIISPTVLEEGRDAIIEKVSELLTSNGANILKTEKWGERKLAYLIDKKKTGFYVLTTFEIDGTKLAEVESKLNITEEVMRYIVVKQD, translated from the coding sequence ATGAAAAAATACGAAATTATGTACATCATCAGCCCAACTGTTTTAGAAGAAGGAAGAGATGCTATCATTGAAAAAGTTTCAGAATTGTTAACTTCTAATGGAGCAAATATCCTTAAAACAGAAAAATGGGGAGAAAGAAAACTTGCTTATTTAATTGATAAGAAAAAAACAGGTTTCTATGTACTAACTACTTTTGAGATTGATGGAACTAAATTAGCTGAAGTAGAATCTAAATTGAACATTACTGAAGAAGTAATGCGATATATCGTTGTAAAACAAGACTAA